In the Ranitomeya imitator isolate aRanImi1 chromosome 2, aRanImi1.pri, whole genome shotgun sequence genome, aaaaatgcgattttttattttcacggctctacgttataaacttctgtgaagcacctgtgggtttaaagtgctcaccacacatctagataagttccttaaggggtctagtttccaaaatggtgtcacttgtggggggtttccactgtttaggcacatcaggggctctccaaacgcaacatggtgtccgatctcaattcctgccaattctacattgaaaaagtaaaacggcgctccttctcttccaagctctgcggtgcgcccaaacagtggtttagccccacatttggggtatcgacgtattcgggagaaattgcacaacaacttttgtggtctaatttctcctgttacccttgtgaaaataagaatttgtgggcgaaaagatcatttttgtgtaaacaaatgcgatttttttattttcacggctctacgttataaacttctgtgaagcacttgggggctcaaagtgctcaccacacatctagattagttccttaaggggtttagtttccaaaatggtgtcacttgtggggggtttccactgtttaggcacatcaggggctctctaaacatggcatccaatctcaattccagccaattctgcattgaaaaagtcaaacggcgttccttcacttccaagctctgcggtgcgccgaaacagtggattacccgcacatatgtggtatcggcgtattcgggagaaattgcacaacaaaatttatggtttaatttctgtttttacacttgtgaaaataaaaaaaatggttctgaagtaaaatgtttgcaaaaaaaagttaaatgttcattatttccttccacattgtttcagttcgtgtgaagcacgtaaagggttaataaacttcttgaatgtggttttgagaaccttgaggggtgcagtttttagaatggtgtcacacttggttattttctatcatatagacccctcaaaatgacttcaaatgtgatgtggtccctaaaaaaaatggtgttgtaaaaatgagaaattgctggtcaacttttaacctttataatttttccaaaattgtgctgatgtaaagtagacatgtgggaaatgttatttaactctttttcgtgacatatctctctgatttaagggcataaaaatacaaagtttgaaaattgcaaaaatttaaaaaatttgcgccatatttctgtttttttcataaataatcgcaagattttttttttgacaaatattaataacatgcatttaaaaaacatttttaaagaaaaaatagatGAGGGGTAAATTAAAGGGGtagtgacacctaagtgccacgTCCAAAGGCTCTTGGTTGAATATATCAGAGAGGCATAATCAGACCACACAAGAGTATATACATGATATTGTCTCCATCATTAATAAGTTAATAAAAAGCCGCACAAGAAGTATTAGGAATAGCAATGAAATAGCAGTAAAAATGAATAATTGGGAATATTCATAAAGACTCTAACTGAgatataaagtgacaagtgcaagtGCAATACAAAGTTACAGATAGAGACTACCTCAAAGAAGTCCAAAAATTATTGTCATTGCAAGAAAGCTAAACAAATCAAATCATGACTGCTGCAAGGTAATAACAGATGAAACACGCACAGGCATTAATAATGTGAGTGGTAAAATCAGAGCGCCATTAGTGAACCAACCTCAAAGCAGGACGTGGAAGAGGAACCCCAACGTGCGGTTCATATCGAAACGCGAAAGAGGCAATAAATCAGTGGATGGTACATATTATAGGACCAGTAGTGTCAGCTAGAAGGATCAATGGGTAGAGACTCCGAGACTCCAAGCATATCATGCAAAGAAAAGCCGCTTCCTCAGGGAAAACAGTCAACAACAAGTAGAGTAATCTTTTCACGACCTTTGATGTATAAGTATGTCAAAAGTTGTGTCCCTGCCTTTAATTCTGGCTTGGACGCTGAGACCGCATCTTTCCCGTCATATGAGAGCTGATCTGATCACCTGTCATGAGCCTCTAACAGCCGCAGATGGATCAGGGATCCACCTCATGGCCGGCGTTCATATGGGATCGTGATTTCTCCTATCCATAGCAGTGCTGaatccctgctatgtgtagcacaggcgatcggatgatcacagcttcaagtctcctaaggggactactgAAGCCAGTAAAAAGCtacaacattttttttacaaaaataaaaaacacaaatgttCAAATCAATCCCCTGGAAAAACTAACAAAACAAATTAAAAATATGCATATTTGAtatcgctgctttcagaaatgtccgatATAAAGCAAATcaatctgatcggtaaatggcgtaaggaggaaaataaataaaaatgcccgAATTATGTTTTTTGGGCACTGCTGCCACATTGCAATAACAGACAATTAAAACATCATATGtacccaaaatagtatcaataaaaactacagctcagGGAGCAAAAAATAAGACCCAACACCAAGCCAAATTCCAAAAAAAATGGAAAGAGtaggggtctcagaaaatggcaacataagtgcagcgccccagagtcctggtcgttgcagtaatgtcgctctgccactaaggggagtgatgttatgtctgattgcactaaaggagttcacctgaccaggtatcacagtcacacattacacttcacactccggccaccagggggagcaaaaggcactatgtattaggccaatcctcacactttggtaaaactgggggttggataggaagttaggacagaacgcagcctgggagagctccagggaggacctgtcaggggtgggttcctggcaggtacctagcagaaggacagaacgttacggagccgcgccttcaCTACCGTgcagcggcatcctaaggaaggacacgaagcgaaggatattgtggagaagtgagaaacgagatcacagcacaaggagataaaaccagtaggagtcgtgccccgagatcggcaacatcctacgcgtagccggtggccggaacgccgatgaagtaacagacttcaagcattacttcaaacagcggcaggacagttgattataggttggctgtctaccttaaatcacctaagcagacatagggggcaattgtgggagaggggcgtctctagggtcccagaataactccaggccttcccgtcaaacgggtgcgtcctatccagataaacttgggggacggagagaacgaacgaatgcgaaagttgtgaggactatcccgaatggtcagcagggaaggactacaacacacaggcgctagttggtaggcactgatttccacctgcaaagggaactctggttgtgtgttatgatctggtggccttggagcagcatgagacgtactctggagaaggtggaacctgtactgaccgcaaaccctgaacttaacagcgcaactggaagtagccgtggggttgtacctaacactccctagacccctcgacacagcctaagaaataactacccctaaagacagaaacaggaaacctatcttgcctcagagaaaatccccaaaggaaagacagccccccacaaatattgactgtgagaggagagggaaataacatacgcagaaatgaaatcaggatttagcataggaggccatactagctaaaaagaaagaatagaacagagtactatgcggtcagtattaaaacactagaaaatatccaccacagaaaatataaaacaccacatctgactaaagacatggagggtatatctgcatctccagaaaaatagctaggctgcaaaaaatccttcacagactaagctggacaagacaaaaacatgaaaatgcacagaactataaggtccacagcaggtggacagcaaaaacaaagccaatacttatctttgaagaaaagcacagcaaacaggagagaccagaagggatgtgaatcctccaaaaacaatggacaactggcactgactaaaggatcaagcaaggctatatagcccagcccaaattgcaaaaaatagatacacctgataaatgctgcgatccaactaccgcagcactaccactcataaccaccggagggagcccaagagcagaattcacaacagatgtgccttcggaccggccggactcagccagccctgttagcagtgctctggattgcagaccccgaagtcttcagtaaaaaggtaaagagactgcaaccctgtgtcctcgttattaactgcgcctcccatcatcgccacctacactactgggaagccctggggatatacttcacctgtgggaaggtataccatctagctgccattccatcaccccagcggacccctaagcagcgtcggtcaccctgaccgaataccacaggtagcgtcacgaacccttgacaaactttcatcaccctttcattggacgccccttagcagggtcacggactgggtccagccaccgtgacaaccccagcaccgagatacAGAGGACCAGTAcctagtaccccgcggccctgcgtctgggggcgctccataagcttttttcaccacttaaataaaaaagagcccatacatgtttggtatctgcgtacacaTAGAGACCTAagtaatcatattgccaggtcagttttagaatttagtgattatggtaaattaaaaacacaaaacagaattgtggaattgcacttttttttagcaatatcgtcgcatttggaatttttttgcctGTTCTCCAGTACGATATTTTAAAAACAATAGGTTAATTCAAAgttacaactcgtctcacaaaaaacaagccctcaaatagctatattgacagaaaaataaaaacatatggctctgggaagaaagggagaaaaaaactaaatctcaaaaaaaacggaaaatcgtGAGAGGGGTTTAAGTAGGTTCATAACCGCTTTCCAACATTTGGCGTACATTTACGCAGATGTCaggctccctccctttgatgtgggctccggcggtgagcccatatatttcccggcacatgtcagctgttttgaacagctaacatgtgcctggatagccacgggtggaattgtgatccacccgcagctattaacccattaaataccgctgtcaaactcttGATAGCGGCATTTATCTTGCGCTTCCGGCAATTGCACCAGAAATCCGCCCACCAGTTGTTAGTTGTCGAgtacccaccgctgcacagggggaatctcaaaccatgtccgctgcggtctcccattctcctctggccacagtggagcttgctcagcggagacatcggtcccagcgtctggctcaagctgatactgtgcgcttggttactgctgtcttttcaggtcctgcctttgtagccagcactgatcagcagtgagcaggcatttcagggactaagtcatgcttttccCATACTTATGGACACATTTTCAAATGGTGGGTGCCACAAGAAAAAATGAAGTGAGAGAGAAAATGCTAATAAAATCAATAAATTTATTCAGAACTTATTCTAAAAGTGTGTAACACATGATATAAAATTAGACAAAAAAGAAGGGGGTgaacggaaacctccaaataccaggggaGGCACACCACAGCACTATGGCACAACAAAAAATCCAAAAAAGCTAGATTAATATACCACAAGGCTATATTTATATTCAGAATTCATAAAGCTTATAGGATTTAGGTACCAAAAAACGTGCACAGCGCACAGAACTATATGTCAGATGGTGGTATGTTAAGAAAAGTGCGTATGATAACCAACCAGATAAACCCAGTGTATTAGCATCAATgtgctgtgaaacacttggggagtgAAAGTGTAACCATATGCACTGATTAGATATATGGTTTGAGCAGATCTTAATTCTTAAACGGGGTAAATTACCTGTAATTATAGGTGTCAGGGGTCTGTGCGCCCATGTAGGGTGATGTGGAGGCCTCCCGCGcccaacaagcgccgtttcgcAGATAGCTTCTTCCAAATGGGGCACATTGATGCTAATTCACTGGGTttatgtaaaactgcatccgctgcccccgttgtgattttatttcacagtatgcgtcggcccgacgcactgcgacgggcccgtaccgacgctagtgtgaaagtagcctaacatgatagctaaacagcatagtgagaaaaaagtcaaaacgccagaattactttttttggattgccgcaacattgcattaaaatgcaataacgggcgatcaaaagatcgtatctgcaccaaaatggtatcattaaagacatcagcttggcgtgcaaaaaataagccctcacccaacccgagatcacgaaaaatggagaagccacgggtattggaaaatggtgcaattttttttttttttaccaaagtttggaatttttgttttcaccacttagataaaaaaaaacctagaccgTGATTGTATTATTTACCTTACAGGGTTGATCAATGCTATGAAGGGATAATAAATATGCTAACTTTTAAAATTCCTTTATTCTTAAAAATAAAGGAATTTTAAAAGTTAGCATATTTGTTATCCCTTCATAGCATTGATTAACCTTGTAAGGTAAACAATacaaccacttttttttttaatttttacaaagtGTTGAATTTTTATATGCCACTAAGTCACCGGCTTATCAAGGTGCAGAATAAGATGGCAATGGAGGCTAGAAGAATGGAGGTCTGTCCTCTTCAGTGATGATTCCAGATTTTGTCTTGAATGCAACGATAGCCAGAGAGAGTTCTGGGGACTATGGGTGCCATGCAATAGCAGGGCTGGACGAACTATAAGTACAAAACGCAATAATTTTATTGATCACATGAACAAGTGAAGGAAGACGAGATAAAAAAGTGGGCAAACAAAAAACCATGCAGTGCAGAGAGCACTCAGCGATGATTCCAGTTTTTGTCTTGAATGCAACGATAGCCAGAGAGTGGTCTGCAGACTGCAGAGAATGTTACGCTAGTCCTACTCCCataattatggtgtggggtggtataaTGTTCGGTATCCGGTATCCGGTATCTAAAATTCATCCTAGGTACACTAATAGCTCGGCGTTGAAGTGGTATGGCCAGTCCTCCAAAGTATCACAGGAACTGTTTTTCAACACACACGACAACCCCAGGCTGCTTATTGCTTGTGGTACTGTGAGCTGCCAGTGTGGTCTAAACATGCTCCCATGTCCTACAATGTCTCTGGACTTCTCTGCCATTGACCACATCTGAGAACTTAGTTGGCAATTGCAGCACCAGATCTTGAGGGTTttcttgcccaagtgcattcagtgtggcagaacattccctcatacgaccattaataacctcattgatagcaaccAAAGCATGTAAGTGCATTTTTATACAAGccactcatactcaatactgaaaaGATGGAGATGttttaaaaattttgtttccattttttataaTTTCCGAATTACTAACAGGTATTTCGCTGCTGTGATTTCCATAACTTCACAACTTTTCCTTCTGGGTGCTACAATTTCAGTATTGATGAGTGTGGTAAGTCTGGCGTATTGTGATTCGTCTCCCCCACTGCTCCCAAGGATTAGTATTGCCTGCCAGACGGACATCATGTCAACAGCACAGCAACCAATCAGTAAGCTGACTAGTAGTCACACTGTCAATGTAATGTCAGAGGTGCAGCCAATGCTAGACATGAGGAGTAGTGTCAGAGACTCACCAGTGGACCCCAGGAAGGTGAGTCCACCatagtttatttttttaaagccAGATGCAGTGATGGAGATATTTTCTTTGAAAGGCAACAACCCCTTCAATGGTattggttagtgatgagcgagtatactcattgctcgggttttgccgagcaagctcgggtggtctccgagtatttgtgactgcttggagatttaggttTTCGTTGACTCAGccacatgatttacagctgatatccagcctgagtacatgtgggggttgcctggttgctagggaatccccacatgtaataaagctgtctaacagtcgcaaattattcacctgagtcaacaaaaactaaatctccaaccagtcacaatactcggagaccaccgagcgtgcttgggaaaactcgagcaacgagtatactcgctcatcactagtattagtCAGTTATTCTGTCATGATTGTGCTTACTAGCAAGGTTGTGCAAACTGTGGAAAGCCGATGATGGCTGAAACAGGCAGTGGATCCAAGACATGTCTTCTAAACAGGCATGCAGAGACTCTCTAGGAAACAGTAATTACCATGTTTTTCGGAttttaagacgcactttttccccccaaatttggggcaaaatgtgggtgcgtcttattATGCTGATATACCTTACTGGCCGCAGTGGAGcaaggtcgctgctggaggaggcaagagtgtagCTTTGCTGCAAGCCACAGGCTTGGATGAGCAGGTGTTCCGATGTGCGCTACTGCTGGTGTaaggtggtgcgggggctctgccgacattttgtgtaaGTCTAAAACAACCGCACTTACATGGTTCACGATGTGgtgggcttcgggaaaatggctgccaggagcagcgcatgcgcagatggagaactcggcaccaagatctcgggagatgagatctaagCGCTGAGATCTCATTTCCTGAGATCTTggagccgagatctccatctgtgcatgtgccGCCGGCAGTCATTTTCCCGGAGTCACCGCATAGTgaaccatgtaagtgcggggggctctgggctttcacaaaatgtctgcAGAGCTTCCTCACCACTGAACACCCGCAGCGgcgcacatcggaacaccccctcatcctggcctgcagcaacgctccactcttgactCCTCTAGCAATGacactgggaccccgcttcaccgcaaccACCACCCCCGGGaagcaataagatgcaaggattataagatgcaccaccattttattcTACTATTTTTCTCCTGAGAATTTGGGGTACATCTTATAAtctggtgcatcttataattcACAAAATACAGTAGTCGCTGACTGGCATTTTACAGTTTATGAAGTTAAAATAATCTAGGTAATGCAGAGAAGTGAGGCTTATGGACCTCTAAGCATTGAGTGAGGCAGGAAGCAGTTCAGGAGCAACCCAAGATATTTTTTTTAGCAATCATTCAATatctattgaaaaataaatatacatttatttttttttgtttacagttAACTGGACCGTGATCTCGGAGAAATACCAGATATTTTCACATTTTAATGCAAATGATCTTAGTATCACACATGATACTTTTGAAGAGCATACCATTACATCAGACATACCTGTACTCCTTcttaagaaaaataaatataacaaAAGGCATGGTGAACATCCAAGAGCACATACAAGAAAGAAggcattttcatgtttggaatgtgggaaatgttgtataTCGAAATCTGATCTTActaaacatcaaagaattcacacaggggagaagccattttcatgctcggaATGTGAAAAAAGTTTTTCGGACAAATCATCTCTTGCTcagcatcagaaaattcacacaggggagaagccattttcatgttcggaatgtggtaaAAGTTTTAATCGGAAGAAAAATCTTGCTTCACAtctgaaaattcacacaggggagaagccattttcatgctcagaatgtgaaaaaagtTTTTCAAACAAATCATCTCTTGCTcagcatcagaaaattcacacgggggagaagcgatTATCATGCTCAGAATGTGTAAAAAGTTTTTCAAACAAATCATCTCTTGTTGAACATCAgaaaatccacacaggggagaaaccatttaaatgttcagaatgtgggaaatgttgtctAACAAAATTTGATCtttttaaacatcagagaattcacacaggggagaagccattttcatgttcagagtgtgggaaatgtttttcagacCAATCATCTCTTGCTCAGCATCAGAAAATTCActcaggggaaaagccattttcatgctcagaatgtgggaaatgttgcataACGAAATCTGTTCTaactaaacatcagagaattcacacaggagagaagccattttcatgttcagaatgtgggaaatgttttacacaaaaatcacattttgttaggcaccagaGATTTCACAAAGGggataagccattttcatgttcagaatgtgggaaatgttttacagggaaatcaaatcttgttatacatcaaagatatcacacaggagagaagccgttttcatgtttagaatgtgggaaatgttttacagggaGATCACAACTTCTTAGACATCACAGAtgtcatacaggagagaagccgttttcatgtttagaatgtgggaaatgttttagagataaatcacatcttgttagacatcacagatttcacacaggggagaaaccatttatttgttcagaatgtggaaaatgttataaaCGGAAAACAAATCTTGCTACTCATTTGAAAATTCACACAGTGGAGAAGCCATTTTAATGTTTAGAATATGAGAAATACTGGTTTTCAAAATCTGATCTTGCTAACCATAAGGCAAGTCACACAATGGAGCAACCTTTTTCATGTTTAGTCTGTGGAAAATGTTTTCAACAGAAAGAAACTCTTACTAGACGTctgagaaatcacacaggggagtaGCCATTTTTCTGACCAGAATATGGAAAATGTTTTACAAACACATCAAATCTAGTTACACACTGGAGAAGTCATGTAGGGGAGAAgtaattttcattttcagaatgtgGGGAAAATTGTCTTACATgattattttttgtgaaaaatcacacAGGTAGGAAGACACTTTCTTATAAATAATTTATTTGGCAACTTGTATGAGTAACAGTCAATATAAATTCACATGTCGTCTTACAAGAGAAATGGAAAACAATTTAAAGCACTAAATGATGACTAATAAATGTAAGCTATTACCAATAATCATCTGTTATCAAAAAGCAAACAATGAAAAAAAAGCATCTATAAACTGATTAGTGCACTTTATTAGAGACATCCATCTACTAGCACATTGGACATCCTCTGGCCTCTCTAAGTGCAGCAATTTCttgtcacaaaaattttaaatGTAGGAATATTGGCCCATGCAGGCTGGATGTCTTCTTGCAGGAGTGGCAAAAGATTGAATCTCTGTTTACTTCTTTCATTTCTAATTCAGACATCAGTgcttttatttgcaaaaaaaaggggcacttgtggggggtttccgctCTTTAGGCTCATCAAggaccagtggcgtaacttgaaactcatgggccccaatgcaaaagctccaacagggccccaaaatattttaaatctttaatagcaataatctttttctataggccaaagggacttttaaagCCCCCTAAGCTCCAGGACCCGGGTGCGACTGCAACCCTTGCACCTGTTGTAGCTACGCCCctctcagggactctccaaacaagacatggcgtctgctaatgattccagcaaattttgcattcaaaaagtcaaatggctcttcccttccaagtcctgccgtgcgcccatacagtagtttttctccacatattgggtgttgtgaattctgttgtcgggctccctcctgtggtcataaatggtacttcggctggttctgtccatggacttcctctggtgggtgtttctgagtttccttccacagctccatgccacctgtcaatgttccagtattggtctagttcactcctggatcgttcttgtgacctgtcttcccagcagaagctaagttccagcttgtatttctttggtttgctatttttctgtccagcttgctatttttattgttgtcttgcttgctggaagctctgggacccagagggagctcctccgcaccgtgagtcggtgcggagggtcttttttgcgccctctgcgtggtctttttgtaggtttttgtgctgaccgcaaagtaacctttcctatcctcggtctgttcagtaagtcgggcctcactttgctaaatctatttcatctctgtgtttgtattttcatctttactcacagtcataatatgtggggggctgccttttcctttggggaatttctctgaggcaaggtaggctttatttttctatcttcagggctagctagttccttaggctgcgccgagttgcatagggagcgttaggcgcaatccacggctatttctagtgtggttgataggattagggattgcggtcagcagagttcccacgtctcagagctcgtcctttattatcagtaactatcaggtcattccgtgtgctcttaaccaacaggtccattattgtcctgaccaccaggtcataacagtacagctggcccaaagtactaatgcatctcaatagagggataagagaagttctgagaccatttttttttctttgcagtgtgttttgtctctcttttcccctttacctctgggtggttcag is a window encoding:
- the LOC138663947 gene encoding oocyte zinc finger protein XlCOF6-like, producing the protein MWCAALQVKFPAISDPLSGDLLYKRDFLIGPPRMDKERNKMAERILHLTLEILCRLTGEDYTVVKKISNERCQAPVSEGWGRPLSTITGPLPHPLIHEDINDQKILELVYKMIELLTGEVPIRCQDVAVYCSLEEWEYLEEHKDLYKDVMMEVPQPLTSPALSSKRTTPERCPCPLLPQDCKQEDTNVPQDHQGKDLTHINTTETYVRGDEWCKEEIHTDNRPVNWTVISEKYQIFSHFNANDLSITHDTFEEHTITSDIPVLLLKKNKYNKRHGEHPRAHTRKKAFSCLECGKCCISKSDLTKHQRIHTGEKPFSCSECEKSFSDKSSLAQHQKIHTGEKPFSCSECGKSFNRKKNLASHLKIHTGEKPFSCSECEKSFSNKSSLAQHQKIHTGEKRLSCSECVKSFSNKSSLVEHQKIHTGEKPFKCSECGKCCLTKFDLFKHQRIHTGEKPFSCSECGKCFSDQSSLAQHQKIHSGEKPFSCSECGKCCITKSVLTKHQRIHTGEKPFSCSECGKCFTQKSHFVRHQRFHKGDKPFSCSECGKCFTGKSNLVIHQRYHTGEKPFSCLECGKCFTGRSQLLRHHRCHTGEKPFSCLECGKCFRDKSHLVRHHRFHTGEKPFICSECGKCYKRKTNLATHLKIHTVEKPF